The Ochotona princeps isolate mOchPri1 chromosome 1, mOchPri1.hap1, whole genome shotgun sequence genome has a segment encoding these proteins:
- the COQ3 gene encoding ubiquinone biosynthesis O-methyltransferase, mitochondrial — translation MLGVGGLRASGVRLLGAARSGFRDGFSRAGNQHSWALQIKPWIFNNYSTVSFRSYGMAFSSLNRWNSSRHPRMKLHSASQTTVDSSEVKTFLALAHKWWDEQGVYGPLHSMNDLRVPFIRDNLLKTVSDHEPGKPLSGMKILDVGCGGGLLAEPLGRLGASVIGIDPVDENIKTAQHHKSFDPVLDKRLEYRACSLEEIAEETVEMFDAVIASEVVEHVVDLETFIQCCCQVLKPGGSLFITTINKTQLSYALGIVFSEQIAGIVPKGTHTWEKFVSPEKLESILESNGLSVQKVTGMLYNPFSGYWHWSANTSLNYAAHALKARVQEAAEPAEFVLKEELEELHAEPKELKK, via the exons gGAATCAGCATAGTTGGGCCCTGCAAATCAAACCATGGATATTCAATAATTACAGTACCGTGTCGTTCAGATCCTATGGGATGGCCTTTTCCTCTTTAAATAGATGGAACAGTTCCAG GCACCCTAGGATGAAACTTCACAGTGCTTCACAGACCACAGTCGACAGCAGTGAAGTAAAAACCTTCCTGGCCCTGGCTCACAAGTGGTGGGATGAACAAGGAGTGTATGGGCCTCTTCATTCTATGAATGACCTGAGAGTGCCATTCATTAG agataatcttttaaaaacagtcaGTGATCATGAGCCTGGAAAACCTTTGTCTGGGATGAAGATTCTTGATGTTGGCTGTGGTGGTGGATTATTAGCTGAA cCTCTAGGCCGGCTTGGGGCTTCAGTTATTGGAATCGATCCTGTGGATGAGAACATTAAAACAGCACAGCACCATAAATCATTTGATCCAGTTCTGGATAAGAGGCTGGAGTATAGAGCATGTTCCCTGGAAGAGATTGCGGAAGAGACTGTAGAAATGTTTGATGCAGTTATAGCATCTGAGGTTGTAGAGCATGTAGTTGACTTAGAAACATTTATACAGTGCTGCTGTCAGGTATTAAAG CCTGGTGGTTCTTTATTCATTACTACAATTAACAAAACACAACTGTCCTATGCTTTGGGAATTGTTTTTTCGGAGCAAATTGCTGGCATTGTACCAAAAGGTACTCACACATGGGAGAAGTTTGTGTCACCTGAAAAGCTAGAGAGCATTCTGGAATCAA ATGGGCTGTCAGTTCAGAAGGTGACAGGAATGCTCTATAACCCCTTCTCAGGTTACTGGCATTGGAGTGCAAATACCAGCCTTAATTATGCAGCTCATGCTCTGAAAGCCAGGGTACAGGAAGCTGCAGAGCCTGCTGAGTTTGTGTTAAaggaagaactggaagagctcCACGCTGAGCCTAAAGAGCTGAAGAAATGA